The Geobacter metallireducens GS-15 region CAAGGCCGATCAGGAGAAGCTTGGCATCAGTCTTCAAAAGCTTGCCAGTGAAGACCCTTCGTTCCGTGTTCGGACTGATGAGGAAACTGGTCAGACTATTATCTCTGGCATGGGTGAGCTTCATCTTGAAATTATTGTTGACCGTCTCATGCGAGAGTTCAAGGTAGAGGCTAATGTTGGTAAGCCGCAAGTTGCCTATCGTGAAACTGTGACCAAAAAGGTCAAGGTCGAGGGTAAATTTGTGCGTCAGTCCGGGGGTCGTGGTCAGTATGGCCATGTCTGGATCGAGATGGAGCCGCAGGAGCCCGGCAAGGGATACGAGTTTGTTGATGCCATTAAGGGTGGCGTTGTGCCGCGCGAGTATATTCCTGCTGTTGATAAGGGGATACAGGAGGCTATGGACACGGGTGTGCTCGCTGGGTTCCCTTGTGTGGACTTTAAGGTTTCCTTGGTTGACGGTTCGTACCACGAGGTAGACTCTTCCGAAATGGCCTTCAAGATTGCTGGCTCGATGGCGTTCAAGGAGGCTGCTGCAAAGGCTTCACCGGTACTCCTTGAGCCGATCATGTCGGTCGAGGTTGTTGTTCCTGAAGAATATATGGGTGATGTCATTGGTGATCTCAACTCTCGCCGCGGAAGGATTATGGGCATGGAAGGTCGTGCCGGTGCCCAAGTGGTAAGTGCCATGGTTCCGCTGGCGCAGATGTTTGGATATGCAACTGATCTTCGTTCTGCCACGCAGGGTCGTGCTACCTACACCATGACGTTCGATCACTACGAGCAGGTTCCGAAATCGGTATCTGAAGAAATAATCGCTAAGGTAAAAGGGTAATTTATTTCCATAGGGGGAGGAATCCTACATGGCAAAGGCAAAATTCGAGAGAACAAAACCGCACGTCAACATAGGGACGATTGGTCACGTTGACCATGGCAAGACCACGCTGACCGCCGCCATCACGCGGGTTCTGGCCGAGCGCGGCCAGGCCGAATTCAAGGGCTTTGATCAGATCGACAACGCCCCTGAGGAGCGTGAGCGTGGTATCACCATCGCCACCTCGCACGTTGAGTATGAAACCGAAAAGCGTCACTATGCTCACGTTGACTGTCCCGGCCACGCTGACTACGTCAAGAACATGATCACCGGTGCGGCTCAGATGGACGGCGCGATTCTCGTTGTCTCCGCCGCCGACGGCCCCATGCCCCAGACCCGCGAGCACATTCTGCTTGCTCGTCAGGTAGGGGTTCCCTACATCGTTGTGTTCCTTAACAAGGCTGACATGGTCGATGACGAAGAGCTTCTTGAGCTCGTCGAGCTGGAGATTCGCGAACTGCTCTCCTCCTATGATTTCCCGGGCGACGACATTCCCATCATTAAGGGTTCCGCCCTCAAGGCCCTCAATGGCGACAAGGACGAGCTCGGCTCTGAAGCCATCGTCAAGCTCATGGACGCCGTCGACGCCTATATTCCCGAGCCTGAGCGCGCCATCGACAAGCCGTTCCTGATGCCCGTCGAAGACGTCTTTTCCATCTCCGGTCGCGGTACCGTTGCCACTGGTCGGGTTGAGCGTGGCGTTGTCAAGGTGGGCGAGGAAGTCGAGATCGTTGGAATCAAGACGACCACCAAGACCACTGTTACCGGTGTAGAAATGTTCCGCAAGCTCCTCGATGAAGGGCGTGCCGGCGACAACATCGGCGCCCTGCTCCGTGGTGTAAAGCGTGAAGACATCGAGCGTGGCCAGGTGCTGGCGAGGCCGGGGAGCATCACCCCGCACACCAAGTTCAAGGCCGAGGCCTACATTCTGACCAAGGAAGAAGGCGGGCGCCACACCCCGTTCTTCAACGGCTATCGTCCGCAGTTCTACTTTCGGACCACCGACGT contains the following coding sequences:
- the tuf gene encoding elongation factor Tu; amino-acid sequence: MAKAKFERTKPHVNIGTIGHVDHGKTTLTAAITRVLAERGQAEFKGFDQIDNAPEERERGITIATSHVEYETEKRHYAHVDCPGHADYVKNMITGAAQMDGAILVVSAADGPMPQTREHILLARQVGVPYIVVFLNKADMVDDEELLELVELEIRELLSSYDFPGDDIPIIKGSALKALNGDKDELGSEAIVKLMDAVDAYIPEPERAIDKPFLMPVEDVFSISGRGTVATGRVERGVVKVGEEVEIVGIKTTTKTTVTGVEMFRKLLDEGRAGDNIGALLRGVKREDIERGQVLARPGSITPHTKFKAEAYILTKEEGGRHTPFFNGYRPQFYFRTTDVTGIVDLPAGTEMVMPGDNVAVTVNLITPIAMDEGLRFAIREGGRTVGAGVVSSIIE